One window from the genome of Thalassospira xiamenensis M-5 = DSM 17429 encodes:
- the mnmE gene encoding tRNA uridine-5-carboxymethylaminomethyl(34) synthesis GTPase MnmE: MTINVTDSGTPIRVGQTDTIFALSSGAGRAGVAVIRLSGPMAGATLCALLGRDSLPKPRHAIYAPIHDPKTNERLDDAVAIYFAGPASFTGEDVVELHTHGGRAVIDGVLDCLAARPGLRIAEPGEYTRRAFENGKMDLTAAEGIADLIDAETAAQRRQAVRQMAGELGALYENWRARLMKALAYIEADIDFPDEDLPGGIVPVVRGDLSSVHGEMDKHLADNRRGERLREGFQIVILGAPNAGKSSLLNRLARREAAIVSEIAGTTRDMIEVHLDLGGFPVTMVDTAGLRESGDVIETEGVRRATARAEDADLRLVVVDRSDWPHIDAEAARLIDANTILLVNKVDGVDVGDIPTVWSGKSAIGDRLELPVLPISAMTGQGMESLLQLLETRVKEGLDFAGPVPLTRLRHRQALERASDHLDRGLQTDIAELAAEDVRLAVREIGKITGRVDVEDLLDIIFGDFCIGK, from the coding sequence ATGACGATTAACGTAACCGACAGTGGAACCCCGATCCGAGTGGGCCAGACAGACACCATATTTGCCCTTTCCAGCGGCGCTGGGCGGGCCGGGGTGGCGGTTATCCGGCTATCCGGGCCAATGGCTGGGGCGACATTGTGCGCGCTTCTGGGCCGCGACAGCCTGCCAAAACCACGTCATGCGATCTATGCGCCGATCCATGATCCGAAAACGAACGAGCGACTTGATGATGCGGTAGCGATCTATTTTGCAGGTCCGGCCAGCTTTACAGGCGAGGATGTCGTCGAGCTTCATACTCATGGCGGGCGTGCGGTAATCGACGGTGTTCTTGATTGCTTGGCCGCTCGACCGGGCCTGCGTATCGCCGAACCGGGGGAATATACCAGACGTGCCTTCGAAAATGGCAAAATGGACCTGACCGCGGCCGAGGGCATTGCCGATCTGATTGATGCCGAAACTGCGGCCCAACGCAGGCAGGCCGTGCGCCAGATGGCAGGCGAATTGGGCGCCCTTTACGAAAACTGGCGCGCGCGTTTAATGAAGGCATTGGCCTACATCGAGGCGGATATCGATTTTCCGGACGAAGATTTGCCTGGTGGTATTGTGCCGGTGGTGCGTGGTGATTTGTCATCCGTTCACGGCGAGATGGATAAACATCTCGCCGACAACCGGCGCGGCGAACGGTTGCGCGAAGGTTTCCAGATCGTGATTCTCGGTGCGCCTAATGCCGGTAAATCAAGCCTTCTGAACCGGCTGGCAAGGCGTGAGGCGGCGATTGTGTCCGAGATCGCTGGAACCACGCGCGATATGATCGAAGTCCATCTTGATCTTGGTGGTTTTCCCGTCACCATGGTGGATACTGCGGGCCTTCGCGAAAGTGGCGATGTGATCGAAACCGAGGGTGTTCGCCGTGCAACCGCCCGCGCGGAGGATGCGGATTTGCGGCTTGTTGTGGTGGATCGTTCCGACTGGCCCCACATCGACGCAGAGGCTGCGCGCCTGATTGATGCCAATACGATCCTTCTGGTCAATAAGGTGGATGGTGTGGATGTTGGCGATATCCCGACAGTCTGGTCTGGAAAATCGGCAATAGGGGATCGGCTTGAGCTGCCCGTTTTGCCCATATCGGCCATGACCGGGCAGGGGATGGAAAGCCTCTTGCAACTGCTGGAGACTCGCGTAAAAGAAGGGCTCGATTTTGCGGGACCAGTTCCCCTGACACGGCTGCGGCACCGCCAGGCACTTGAGCGTGCCAGTGATCATCTGGATCGCGGATTGCAGACCGATATTGCCGAATTGGCGGCCGAGGATGTTCGCCTTGCCGTGCGTGAAATCGGTAAAATCACCGGACGCGTCGATGTGGAAGACCTGCTTGATATTATCTTCGGCGACTTCTGTATCGGCAAATAA